The Haloprofundus salinisoli region ACCGCGGATCCGACGTGGCGGACGGTGGAGCGTACGCTCGTCGTGCGCCGAGTCGAGTGGGGGGAGAGAGATGCTACGCTCGTCGGCGCGTGAGGAGAAGGGGGCGCGTCGCGCGCAGGCGGAGTCGACGACCGCACTCGTCGCCGTCTTCGTCATCGTCGTCGCACTGTCGCTGTACGCCGTCGTCTTCGACGGTGTGAAGCCGACGGAGACGCGCGCGCTCGCCGACCCGATGCTCGAACGCGTCTCGGGCGAACTAACCGACGACGGCGTCGCCGACCCGACGGCGCTCGATGACACCCGCGACGCCGCTCCGGACGGGTACTCGCTGAACGTCTCGCTCGCCGTCGGCGAACACCGATGGACCGTCGGACCGCCGGTCCCGACGGAGCGGACGCACCCCGCCCGCGAACGCAGTCTCGACGGAGCGACCCGTCGGCTAAGCGTCCGTCTCCGACCCGGAGTCGTCCGGCCCGGTCGTCTCCGGGTGGCGGTGTGGCGATGACGAGCAGCGTCCTCGACGCGACGCTCTGTCTGCTACTCGTCAGCGCCGCGGCGGTGACACTCGTGGACGTGTCGCCGCGCCCCGAGCGCACCGACGTCGACGCGTCAGAGGCGGCGGAGACGCTCTCGACGAGCACCGCCGAAATCGAATACAGCCTCGCGAGCGGTGCGCGCCGTGCGGGCGACTCCGAGCGGTTTCCCGCGACCGACGGCCCGGCGTTCGGCCGGCACGCCCACGGCACGTTCGCACAGTTACTGGCCGAGTCGACGCTGGCGACGCCGACGGTCGGCGGCGAGCGCGTGACGCACGCCGGCGACGACTTCCGTCGACGCGTTCGCGCGGCCGTCGCTCGGTCGCTGCCGCCGCGGACGCACGTCGTCGCGGAGTGGCGACCGCACCCCGGTTCGAGCGTCACTGCGACGACAGCTCTCGGCGAGGAACCGCCGGCGTCGGCCGACGTTCACGTCGCCGTCCTGTCGGTGCCGACGGGGAGCGAGATCGACGACGACGCGGCCGCTCGACGCGCGATCTCCGAGGGGTTCGCGGGCGTCGCAACGGTCGTCAGTGAACGCCTCGTACGAACGTGGTTTCCGCCGAGACGGGCTCGACTGGCGCTCGGCGACGACTATCCCGCGTCGGCGCTCGTCCGGCATCGTTACCGACGAACGGCCGAGCTCGCGGGAGCGACGCTGCCGCCGACGCTGAACCGCTCGACGGTCTCGGCGGCGAACGCCCGACTCGTCTCGGCGCTGGAACCGCGCGTCGAAGCGGACCTGCGGGAGCGGTTCGACTCGCCGTCGTCGGCCGCCGTCGCGCTCTCTGACGGAGAGGTCCAAATCACCGTTCGGCGGTGGTCGGCGTGAGCGACGGCGCGAGCGCCGCCGACTTTCTCGACGGCGAACGCGGGCGCGTCCCGTTCGCGCTCGTCGGCGTCTTGCTGCTCGTGACGAGTTCGGCGTTCGCCGCGACGCTCGGTGGTCCCGCGCCGACGCGCGACGACGACGTGGAGACGGCGATAGAACGCGTCGGCGCGGAATCGGTCACCGCGCTTCGCGTCGCCGCCGACGAAGCTGCTGCCGACGCGGCGGCGAACCCCGTAACGGCGCGAGCACAGACGCCCGCCGGGAAGGTACTCAACGAGTCGTCGCCGTTCGTCGACTCGCTGCGCATTCGCCTCTACCTCGCGGCGCGGGAGCGCTTCGAGCGGACGGCGTACCGTCGAAACGACGTGACGACTACAGTATCCATTCCACCGGTTCGGAACGTCTCGGAGCTCCGACGGGCCAAACGCGCGGTCACCGTCGAACGCGTCGACGAGGGGACGGCGATGCGCGTCACGCTCGAAAACGTGACGCGGACCGCGAGGCGCGACGGCCGGGTCGTCGCCACGCGGACCGATTCGCTGACCGTGACCGTGACGAAGCCGGTGCTTCTCGCGCACGACAGAACCGAATCGTTCGAGGCGCGACTCGACCGTTCGGCGCTCGCCGGACCCGGACTGGACCGTCGACTGACCGCGCGGCTGTATCCGGTCGCGTGGGCGCGAGGCTACGCGCAGAACCGCGGCGCGCCCATCGAGAACGTCGTCTCGAATCGCCACGTCAGCCTGTCGACGAACACCGGCGTCGTCGCCGTGCAGCGGGCGACGTTCGGGCGAAGCGACCCGGCGGCCCGACGCGGCGTCGAACGGGCGACGATGCGCGTCGGCGCGGCGGACCTGCTGGAACCGGCCCCGTCCGAGGCCGGACGGGTGGCGGATGCGGTGCTCGCCCCGCCGAACGATCCGACGGCTCCGGAAGCAGACGCCCCGGTACCGACGACGGCGTCAAGAGAGAAACGGTCGCTCACCGTCGGCGTCAACCGGACCGCAGACGTCGCGTTCGTTTCGCTGCTCGACGGCGAACCGATAGCCGGCGCCGGGTCGAACGAGCCGTCGTTAGCCGAGACGCTGGAGGCGGCGTACCGCGTCGACGCCCACCTCTCAACGCGGGTCGTACAGACGCATAAGGGGACGCCGAAACGCCCCGCCGCGCCCGGTCGCAACTGGAGTCGCGCGGATGTCGAGACGCGGACCCGAATCTCCGTGTTCGGGGGCGACGCCGCGGTGCCGAAAGCGACCGGCACACGCACCGAGACGGCGACTCGGCGGGTCGTCCGCCGTCACGTCCGGACCGCGACGTGGCGACGGGGCAACGAGACCCGGACGACGCGGGCGACGTGGACCGACCGCTACCGCGTCGGCGTCGCGCTCGGCGTCGAACGTCGGTCGCTCGACGGCGTTCCCGCCCGACCGGTCACCCCCGAGTTCGAACGCGGCGGTGCGCTCGACGGCCCGAACCTCGGAGACGTTCCCGAGCGTGCGTGGTCGAAAACGGTTGAACGCCGCGGGGGCGTCGACGCCGTGTCTCGCCGCGCCGTCGAGAGTTTCCGGTCGGACGGCGCGACGGACGCGAGAACGGCGACGGTCACCGGTCAGCGTCCCGAGCGACTCGGGTCGTGGGTGTACGACGACCTCTCGGCGTTCAGAGAGCGCCTCCGAGACGTGAGCCTCGAACTCGACGCGACGCGCGTCGCAACCGGCGTGGCGAACCCGCCCGCGGAACTGGCCGCCGAGCTCCGGTCGCGGCGGACGGAACTACTCGACCCCCCCGAGACGTACGACGGGGCGGCCGACCGAGCGCGCGCCGCCGCGCGGGCGGCGTATCTCGAACGGGTGCTCCGCCACCTCGACCGGCGGGCCGACCGGACGGCAGCGCGAAACGACCG contains the following coding sequences:
- a CDS encoding DUF7286 family protein; the protein is MSDGASAADFLDGERGRVPFALVGVLLLVTSSAFAATLGGPAPTRDDDVETAIERVGAESVTALRVAADEAAADAAANPVTARAQTPAGKVLNESSPFVDSLRIRLYLAARERFERTAYRRNDVTTTVSIPPVRNVSELRRAKRAVTVERVDEGTAMRVTLENVTRTARRDGRVVATRTDSLTVTVTKPVLLAHDRTESFEARLDRSALAGPGLDRRLTARLYPVAWARGYAQNRGAPIENVVSNRHVSLSTNTGVVAVQRATFGRSDPAARRGVERATMRVGAADLLEPAPSEAGRVADAVLAPPNDPTAPEADAPVPTTASREKRSLTVGVNRTADVAFVSLLDGEPIAGAGSNEPSLAETLEAAYRVDAHLSTRVVQTHKGTPKRPAAPGRNWSRADVETRTRISVFGGDAAVPKATGTRTETATRRVVRRHVRTATWRRGNETRTTRATWTDRYRVGVALGVERRSLDGVPARPVTPEFERGGALDGPNLGDVPERAWSKTVERRGGVDAVSRRAVESFRSDGATDARTATVTGQRPERLGSWVYDDLSAFRERLRDVSLELDATRVATGVANPPAELAAELRSRRTELLDPPETYDGAADRARAAARAAYLERVLRHLDRRADRTAARNDRLGETLADRGSTASSPSELGRLVEAAEKAAAPEPRTFGERAPGSDVALYPDGSPAYLTLATVERTHAPTTPANASYRPLTARNTNLVTAPYGDVADTVVDGAVGRSKRVSLRTGGQVLVVANRTAAATGNETLDERRHRLGTEVADGVDVTKEAARTTLREETSLTAAERRLVVDRGFARWDGHGQRALAAVNASAATAIAERVGARRDWRDRRTDRVAVRLRSSMLVAARSDAARVRRRPTKRASAATQWLARRSKKKLEAGLKNGTERAADRVRERARDRLEGARWEDEALVGVPSGLPVAPAPGYWYATVNVWTVEVRGEYAQFVVTARRGPAGSSDLRYVRDGGAVTFDVDGDGEAERLGRSERISFEAQTTVVVAVPPTPPGVGDVDGDADERSGGWPNPGCEPERRC
- a CDS encoding DUF7284 family protein; this translates as MTSSVLDATLCLLLVSAAAVTLVDVSPRPERTDVDASEAAETLSTSTAEIEYSLASGARRAGDSERFPATDGPAFGRHAHGTFAQLLAESTLATPTVGGERVTHAGDDFRRRVRAAVARSLPPRTHVVAEWRPHPGSSVTATTALGEEPPASADVHVAVLSVPTGSEIDDDAAARRAISEGFAGVATVVSERLVRTWFPPRRARLALGDDYPASALVRHRYRRTAELAGATLPPTLNRSTVSAANARLVSALEPRVEADLRERFDSPSSAAVALSDGEVQITVRRWSA
- a CDS encoding DUF7285 family protein translates to MLRSSAREEKGARRAQAESTTALVAVFVIVVALSLYAVVFDGVKPTETRALADPMLERVSGELTDDGVADPTALDDTRDAAPDGYSLNVSLAVGEHRWTVGPPVPTERTHPARERSLDGATRRLSVRLRPGVVRPGRLRVAVWR